In Bacillus sp. NP247, one DNA window encodes the following:
- a CDS encoding FtsX-like permease family protein, whose protein sequence is MTFWQFAFKNVSRNSKAYFAYFVSSAFSIMVFFSFAVYTYHPRLQHVQSYQERDTLMNLAGSAQFVIVLFSFFFLLYSLGTFLNVRKQQFGVLTVLGISKKQLKRLLFTENMIIGILAIFVGIQGGLVFSNFFLLVTSKLTGAKGLYLYWPTKAIIVTTVTFIILFFIVSTFTPMFIRTRKTIRLIKVTKKETEEKRPSIIISLFALTCLGLCYYIAGYPQGYVTEKNVQNGSVFFIILSILPLVVIGTYFFFSQTFLLFIFILKKRRKFYMKQINMLWISDLVARTRSNINVLFIVSMLSALAFTIIIGLFAANNNTKASVLERYPVPFTYTSEGENSLEQKHITTIETELTNANFQYNKYKFTVLKDTALKKEIALMKMSDYNSIAKQLQRPEIALDSTQVYIISRHSPALLNLVSNPFAKQDTIAIGSNKKEFHIKGFINKGIEPSFAFPHLIVVQDYVFDNMIPHIETTVIYNYFVENWENAMVPTKNMLRAIGDDAREFYEKHKEEKAQVPFYIYTATDELVHGKEDAIANFFIWAFLGFIFFIGAASVLYFRMYNDLTSEKQKYITITKLGLTESEMFRSATIQLGILFFIPYIVAGIHTIFAIKFLQSMFSFSLLKELVIILTLFGIIEIIFFFLIRSLYINKLSQHIRT, encoded by the coding sequence ATGACATTTTGGCAATTCGCATTTAAAAATGTCTCTCGTAATTCTAAAGCATATTTCGCCTACTTTGTAAGTAGCGCTTTTTCTATCATGGTTTTCTTTTCATTTGCTGTTTATACGTATCATCCGCGCCTACAACATGTTCAGAGCTATCAAGAACGAGATACCCTGATGAACTTAGCTGGTTCAGCACAGTTTGTCATTGTCTTGTTCTCATTCTTCTTCCTGCTTTATTCACTTGGAACATTTTTAAATGTAAGGAAGCAACAATTCGGGGTATTAACCGTTCTTGGTATATCAAAAAAACAATTAAAGCGACTTTTATTTACTGAAAATATGATAATTGGAATACTAGCTATTTTTGTTGGTATACAAGGCGGGCTTGTGTTTTCTAACTTTTTCTTACTCGTTACTTCTAAATTAACAGGTGCGAAAGGCCTCTACTTATATTGGCCCACAAAGGCAATTATCGTTACAACAGTAACTTTTATTATTTTGTTTTTCATCGTTTCTACATTTACACCGATGTTCATTCGTACTCGTAAAACAATTCGACTAATTAAAGTTACTAAAAAAGAAACGGAAGAAAAAAGACCATCAATAATAATCTCGTTGTTTGCCTTAACTTGTTTAGGACTATGCTATTATATTGCTGGTTATCCGCAAGGCTATGTAACGGAAAAAAATGTACAAAATGGATCTGTATTCTTTATCATATTATCTATTTTGCCACTCGTAGTAATCGGGACATATTTTTTCTTTTCACAAACATTTCTTCTCTTCATCTTCATTTTAAAAAAAAGAAGAAAGTTTTATATGAAACAAATAAATATGTTATGGATTTCAGATTTAGTTGCTCGTACTCGTAGTAATATTAATGTACTTTTTATCGTTTCTATGTTGTCTGCACTTGCATTTACAATTATTATTGGGCTGTTTGCTGCTAATAACAATACAAAGGCATCGGTATTAGAGCGATATCCTGTCCCCTTTACGTATACATCAGAAGGTGAAAATTCCCTAGAACAAAAGCACATTACTACAATTGAAACTGAGCTTACAAATGCTAATTTTCAATACAATAAGTATAAGTTTACAGTTTTAAAAGATACAGCTTTAAAAAAAGAGATTGCGCTTATGAAAATGAGTGATTATAACTCGATTGCTAAGCAATTACAGAGACCAGAAATAGCTCTTGATTCTACACAAGTTTATATTATTTCTCGTCATTCACCAGCGCTCTTAAATCTTGTATCAAATCCATTTGCAAAACAAGATACAATTGCAATCGGATCTAATAAAAAAGAATTTCATATTAAAGGATTTATTAATAAAGGGATAGAACCATCCTTTGCATTCCCCCATTTAATTGTTGTACAAGATTATGTTTTTGACAATATGATTCCTCATATTGAAACGACCGTAATCTATAACTACTTCGTAGAAAACTGGGAAAATGCAATGGTTCCAACAAAAAATATGTTACGTGCTATTGGTGATGATGCACGTGAGTTCTACGAAAAACATAAAGAAGAGAAAGCGCAAGTTCCTTTCTACATATATACGGCTACTGATGAACTAGTTCACGGTAAAGAAGATGCAATTGCTAATTTCTTTATTTGGGCATTTCTCGGCTTTATTTTCTTTATCGGAGCAGCTAGCGTTTTATATTTCCGTATGTATAATGACTTAACAAGTGAAAAACAAAAATATATTACGATTACAAAACTCGGTTTAACAGAATCAGAAATGTTTCGTTCTGCAACGATTCAGTTAGGAATTTTATTTTTCATTCCTTATATAGTTGCTGGTATTCATACAATATTTGCGATTAAGTTTTTACAAAGCATGTTTTCTTTCTCTTTATTAAAAGAATTAGTGATTATACTTACTTTGTTCGGGATTATCGAGATTATTTTCTTCTTCTTAATCCGTTCTCTTTACATCAATAAATTATCACAGCATATTAGAACGTGA
- a CDS encoding ABC transporter ATP-binding protein, with translation MEEVLHIKNVSKVYEGKVPHTALKNINLHVDKGEFVAIMGPSGSGKSTFLNVISTIDSPTSGDVVINGKKPHTFRREKLAIFRRQELGFVFQNFNLLDTLTIGENIVLPLTLDNVPLKEMDEKLDNISKKLGIDHILDKRIFEVSGGQAQRTAVARAVIHHPSLLLADEPTGNLDSKAAIDVMELFTKLNKEEDATILMVTHDPFAASYCNRVIFIKDGGLYNELHRGLYREKFYQEILDVLALLGGRRG, from the coding sequence ATGGAAGAAGTATTACACATTAAAAACGTCTCAAAAGTGTATGAGGGAAAAGTCCCTCATACTGCTTTAAAAAATATAAATTTACACGTAGATAAAGGTGAATTCGTTGCGATCATGGGGCCGTCTGGGAGCGGGAAATCTACGTTTTTAAACGTTATTTCCACAATTGATTCTCCTACTTCTGGTGATGTCGTTATTAACGGAAAAAAACCGCATACATTTCGTAGAGAGAAGTTAGCTATTTTCCGCCGACAAGAGTTAGGGTTTGTTTTCCAAAACTTTAACCTACTAGATACACTAACAATCGGTGAAAATATCGTACTACCTTTAACATTAGATAATGTTCCATTAAAAGAAATGGATGAAAAGCTTGATAACATTTCAAAAAAGCTTGGAATTGATCATATTTTGGATAAACGTATTTTTGAAGTTTCTGGCGGACAAGCACAGCGTACTGCAGTAGCACGTGCCGTTATTCATCATCCGTCACTTTTACTCGCGGATGAACCGACAGGGAACTTAGATTCTAAAGCAGCAATTGATGTAATGGAGTTATTTACGAAGTTAAATAAAGAGGAAGATGCCACAATTTTAATGGTTACGCACGATCCGTTTGCAGCTAGTTATTGTAACCGTGTTATTTTCATTAAAGATGGTGGGCTTTACAATGAACTACACCGCGGATTATATCGCGAGAAATTTTATCAAGAAATATTAGATGTCCTAGCATTACTAGGAGGAAGACGTGGATGA
- a CDS encoding FtsX-like permease family protein has translation MTFWQFAFKNVTRNARAYFAYFVSSAFSIAIFFSFAVYLFHPKLHMTGVNAALNILMTISEVVIVFFSFFFLLYSIGTFLKVRKKQFGILTVLGISPKQLKRLVFLENMLIGGLSIFFGIQLGLVFSQFFLLVTAKITHVPGLYLYWWPTGAIILTIIIFLGLFILVSSFTPMLIRTRKAVRLLKEGTKQKERKASVLISLFGATCLISGYVLAANPLYFMSLGNIIGPLYIISSILVIPSLIAAGTYFFFSQISFLLIRILKTRRKFYMKRINMLWISDLATRIRTNINMLFIVAMLSTLAFTMITFLYGFGKFTKFDEIRQNPFPFTYLSHTENTLADEHLNWLEQKFNEEHFTYKKYKTDIYEVSSAEDSTQLYYAIKQSDYNILAKALNWATLTVNKDESYILIKDLDAQVIGTLHNKEKKNTLTLTQNSLPLQVKDYTSYSPFPIGLVPQLIVLSDENVEALSSISKQMSVYSFKVPDWEKAYSIGSAFIIKIASDNAAIQAEHPPFHASEASNSLYNKKLNVASFFLIGTFLGVIFFIGAGSVLYFRMYTDLTNEQEKYITITKIGLTETEMKQSATIQLAILFFVPYIMASIHTMFATKMLQDVLNLSFFAEITVVLMIFGTVEILFFLLIRSFYMQKLSQHIKF, from the coding sequence ATGACATTTTGGCAGTTTGCCTTTAAAAACGTAACAAGGAACGCCAGAGCTTATTTCGCCTATTTTGTAAGCAGTGCGTTTTCCATTGCAATTTTCTTCTCGTTTGCAGTTTATTTATTTCATCCTAAATTGCATATGACAGGCGTGAATGCTGCTCTGAACATATTAATGACAATCTCAGAAGTTGTCATTGTATTCTTTTCATTTTTCTTTTTACTATATTCAATCGGTACTTTCTTAAAAGTACGAAAAAAACAGTTCGGGATTTTAACAGTACTTGGCATATCTCCAAAGCAGTTAAAGAGGCTTGTATTTCTAGAAAACATGTTAATTGGTGGCCTATCCATATTTTTCGGCATTCAACTTGGACTTGTCTTTTCACAGTTCTTTTTACTAGTTACCGCCAAAATTACGCATGTGCCTGGTTTATATTTATATTGGTGGCCTACAGGTGCTATCATTTTAACTATAATTATCTTTCTTGGACTCTTCATTCTCGTATCATCTTTTACACCGATGCTAATCCGTACGAGAAAAGCTGTACGCCTTTTAAAAGAAGGAACAAAACAAAAAGAAAGAAAAGCATCCGTACTCATCTCTCTATTTGGTGCGACATGTTTAATATCCGGATACGTATTAGCAGCAAATCCGCTATATTTTATGTCGCTAGGTAACATCATTGGGCCTTTATATATCATCTCTAGTATACTTGTCATTCCGTCTCTCATTGCAGCCGGAACATACTTCTTCTTCTCACAAATTAGCTTCTTGCTCATTCGTATATTGAAAACACGAAGAAAGTTTTATATGAAACGGATTAATATGCTTTGGATTTCTGATTTAGCAACTCGTATTCGAACGAATATTAACATGCTCTTTATTGTAGCGATGCTATCGACGCTTGCTTTTACAATGATTACATTCTTATATGGATTTGGGAAATTTACAAAGTTTGATGAAATTAGGCAAAACCCTTTCCCGTTTACTTATTTATCACATACTGAAAATACGTTAGCTGATGAGCATTTAAACTGGTTAGAGCAAAAATTTAATGAAGAGCACTTTACTTATAAAAAATATAAAACGGATATATATGAAGTATCTTCAGCTGAAGATAGCACGCAGCTCTATTATGCCATTAAACAAAGTGACTATAATATACTGGCTAAGGCGTTAAATTGGGCAACTCTCACAGTGAATAAAGACGAGTCTTATATATTAATTAAAGATTTAGATGCTCAAGTCATTGGAACGCTTCATAATAAGGAAAAGAAAAACACTCTTACACTTACTCAAAACTCTTTACCATTGCAGGTGAAAGACTATACAAGTTATAGCCCGTTCCCAATTGGTTTAGTACCTCAATTAATCGTACTATCTGATGAAAATGTAGAAGCATTATCATCTATTTCGAAACAAATGAGTGTATATAGCTTCAAAGTTCCAGATTGGGAAAAAGCATATAGTATTGGTTCAGCATTTATAATAAAAATCGCTAGCGACAATGCGGCGATTCAAGCAGAACATCCACCGTTCCACGCAAGTGAAGCAAGTAACTCTTTATACAACAAGAAACTAAATGTTGCTTCCTTTTTCTTAATCGGAACTTTCCTTGGCGTTATTTTCTTTATTGGTGCTGGCAGTGTTCTTTACTTCCGAATGTATACAGATTTAACAAATGAGCAAGAAAAGTATATAACGATTACAAAAATTGGTTTAACAGAAACTGAGATGAAGCAATCTGCTACAATCCAACTTGCTATTTTATTCTTCGTCCCTTACATTATGGCATCCATCCATACGATGTTTGCGACAAAGATGCTACAAGATGTATTAAATCTCTCGTTCTTCGCTGAAATTACAGTCGTGCTTATGATTTTTGGAACGGTTGAAATTCTCTTTTTCCTTTTAATTCGTTCCTTTTATATGCAAAAATTATCACAACATATTAAGTTTTAA
- a CDS encoding GntR family transcriptional regulator, protein MGVTVNVTRKRGPLYLQIKNIIRDRILHGVYAIHTNIPSEPQLEEEFKVSKITVRNAIKELVQEGYLEKKSGKGTKVIRNTSATKLSKGKKFTEVLVEEGYKVQKKLLKAEVVHNEEGTVPFRLFGKESFRIERLYALNDTPYIHYTHYFSAQMASTDLADFDLQSLYDLVEDRGIHLENFRDEFAVGFAPNFVAEALGEKEGTALLKRMRYSYDEVGEVIEYSEGYYNTEMQHYVVNYDV, encoded by the coding sequence GTGGGTGTAACGGTGAACGTAACGAGAAAAAGAGGTCCATTATATTTACAAATTAAAAATATTATTCGTGATCGAATATTACATGGTGTTTATGCCATTCATACAAATATTCCTTCTGAACCACAATTAGAAGAAGAGTTCAAAGTGAGTAAAATTACAGTGCGAAACGCAATTAAAGAACTCGTTCAAGAAGGATATTTGGAAAAGAAAAGTGGTAAAGGAACGAAAGTCATTCGAAATACTTCTGCGACAAAGCTTTCAAAGGGAAAGAAATTTACAGAAGTGTTAGTGGAAGAAGGCTATAAAGTACAAAAGAAATTGCTAAAGGCAGAAGTGGTTCATAATGAAGAAGGAACAGTACCATTTCGTTTGTTTGGTAAAGAGAGTTTTCGTATTGAGCGCCTATATGCTTTAAATGATACTCCGTACATTCATTATACGCACTATTTCTCAGCACAAATGGCAAGTACAGACTTAGCGGACTTTGACTTACAATCGCTTTATGATCTAGTCGAGGACCGTGGTATACATTTAGAAAACTTCAGAGATGAATTCGCTGTTGGATTTGCGCCTAATTTCGTTGCAGAAGCGTTAGGAGAAAAAGAGGGAACAGCGTTATTAAAACGTATGCGCTATTCTTACGATGAAGTTGGAGAAGTAATTGAATATAGTGAAGGCTACTACAATACGGAAATGCAGCATTACGTTGTAAATTATGATGTGTAA
- a CDS encoding YjcZ family sporulation protein — protein sequence MGEHCEHRHDDCDRRRGCGGGFALLIVLFILLIIIGASCFGGGGGCGYGGYGGYGGGYGGYCC from the coding sequence ATGGGCGAACATTGTGAACACAGACATGATGATTGTGACCGCAGACGTGGTTGCGGAGGCGGTTTTGCGCTTCTAATCGTATTGTTTATTTTATTAATTATCATCGGTGCTAGCTGCTTCGGCGGAGGCGGTGGTTGTGGTTACGGCGGTTATGGTGGTTATGGCGGCGGCTATGGTGGATACTGCTGCTAA
- a CDS encoding KDGP aldolase family protein, with product MTNIQKRFYKGRVALNVLANNIRNAKDIFEAAEGYVVVGVLSKDYPTVEEAVTAMKAYGKEIDDAVSIGLGAGDNRQAAVVAEIAKHYPGSHINQVFPSVGATRANLGGKDSWINSLVSPTGKVGYVNISTGPISAAGEEKAIVPIKTAIALVRDMGGNSLKYFPMKGLAHEEEYRAVAKACAEEGFALEPTGGIDKENFETIVRIALEANVEQVIPHVYSSIIDKETGNTKTEDVRELLAVVKKLVDQYA from the coding sequence ATGACAAACATTCAAAAACGTTTTTATAAAGGCCGCGTAGCATTAAATGTATTAGCGAACAATATCCGAAATGCGAAAGACATTTTTGAAGCAGCAGAAGGTTATGTAGTAGTCGGTGTGTTATCAAAAGACTATCCGACAGTAGAAGAAGCAGTAACTGCGATGAAAGCATACGGAAAAGAAATTGATGACGCTGTATCAATCGGACTAGGAGCAGGAGATAATCGTCAAGCGGCAGTTGTGGCTGAAATTGCGAAACATTATCCAGGTAGTCATATTAACCAAGTGTTCCCTTCAGTTGGAGCAACGCGCGCAAATCTTGGCGGAAAAGATAGCTGGATTAATAGTTTAGTATCACCTACAGGAAAAGTAGGGTACGTAAATATTTCTACTGGTCCAATTAGTGCAGCTGGAGAAGAAAAAGCAATCGTTCCAATTAAAACAGCGATCGCACTTGTACGTGATATGGGCGGGAATTCATTGAAATACTTCCCAATGAAAGGTTTAGCGCATGAAGAAGAATATCGCGCTGTTGCGAAAGCATGTGCGGAAGAAGGATTTGCATTAGAGCCAACGGGCGGAATTGATAAAGAAAACTTTGAAACAATTGTACGTATTGCATTAGAAGCAAACGTAGAGCAAGTTATCCCGCACGTGTACTCTTCTATTATTGATAAAGAAACTGGCAATACGAAAACAGAAGATGTTCGTGAATTACTAGCGGTCGTGAAGAAGTTAGTTGATCAATATGCGTAA
- the gntP gene encoding gluconate permease GntP: MDIYLLIVTLIAIAIVILGVSWWKWHAFISLTVASLFLAIMSGLNLTKIVTAYEAGVGSVLGHLVGILALGTILGKMMSDSGAGMQVADFFIRFFGVKKLPWAMLFAGFVIGIPVFFEVGIVILLPLVISIRKTTKQNILLIALPVIAGLSIVHGLVPPHPGAMTAIGIYNANLGKVLLYSLIIALPTAIIAGPVFAKWVHKRVIPENEPELVRVTTVSTDLPSRKVSFFIILLPVVLMILSVVAPYISLPKEITEFLIFIGSPVIALLISCFAAFYLLGIRQGIDKKMIKKLTDESLLPVGSIILIIGAGGGFKQILIESGVGTAIAQMAEHISLSPIVLAFMVAGLIRIATGSATVALTTAAGIVSPVIQHMSGVNLELLVIATGAGSLMFSHVNDAGFWLVKEYLGLTVKETFKTWTVLETLLSFIAFGFALLLNMFL; the protein is encoded by the coding sequence ATGGATATATACTTATTAATCGTCACGTTAATTGCAATCGCAATTGTTATTTTAGGAGTATCGTGGTGGAAATGGCATGCGTTTATTAGTTTAACGGTTGCTAGTCTATTTTTAGCTATCATGTCTGGATTGAACTTGACTAAAATTGTTACTGCCTATGAAGCTGGTGTTGGAAGTGTACTAGGGCATTTAGTCGGTATTTTAGCTCTCGGTACGATTCTGGGTAAAATGATGTCTGATTCAGGAGCTGGCATGCAAGTAGCAGATTTCTTCATTCGATTCTTCGGGGTGAAAAAATTACCTTGGGCAATGTTATTTGCTGGATTTGTAATCGGGATTCCAGTGTTTTTTGAAGTAGGGATCGTCATCTTATTACCGCTCGTTATTTCTATTCGAAAAACAACAAAGCAAAATATATTGTTAATTGCGTTACCTGTTATTGCGGGATTATCGATTGTACATGGGCTAGTGCCTCCGCATCCAGGTGCGATGACAGCAATTGGTATTTATAATGCGAACTTAGGAAAGGTACTATTGTATTCATTAATTATCGCATTACCAACAGCAATTATTGCAGGTCCTGTATTTGCAAAGTGGGTACATAAGCGAGTTATACCTGAAAATGAACCAGAACTTGTTCGTGTTACAACAGTATCTACTGATTTGCCAAGTCGTAAAGTTTCATTCTTTATCATTTTATTACCAGTAGTCTTAATGATTTTATCGGTAGTCGCACCATATATTTCATTACCGAAAGAAATAACGGAATTTTTAATCTTTATTGGAAGCCCCGTGATTGCTTTACTTATTTCATGTTTCGCAGCATTTTATTTATTAGGTATACGACAAGGTATCGATAAAAAGATGATTAAAAAATTAACAGATGAAAGTTTATTACCGGTCGGTTCAATTATTTTAATTATCGGTGCAGGCGGTGGATTTAAACAAATATTAATTGAAAGCGGTGTTGGAACAGCCATCGCTCAAATGGCAGAGCATATTTCATTATCACCAATTGTATTAGCTTTTATGGTAGCTGGATTAATTAGAATTGCAACAGGATCAGCTACAGTAGCATTAACGACAGCGGCAGGAATTGTATCACCGGTTATTCAGCACATGTCTGGTGTAAATTTAGAATTACTCGTTATAGCAACAGGGGCAGGATCATTAATGTTTTCTCATGTAAATGATGCGGGATTTTGGCTTGTAAAAGAGTATTTAGGTTTGACAGTAAAAGAAACGTTTAAAACGTGGACGGTACTTGAGACATTATTATCATTTATTGCATTCGGCTTTGCTCTTTTATTAAATATGTTTCTTTAG
- a CDS encoding sugar kinase encodes MRKKIAAFGEVMMRLQVPGYELLSQANSLNYSFSGTGVNVAAALSHLGHEGFLISTLPENSVGDAAVSHIQKLGIQAPFVSRGGKYVGMYFLENGFGARASRVTYSNRLESSFNTACEEMYQFEEIAKEIDIVHFCGITLAMNDTVRHHMKSLAKAVKENGGTVVFDCNYRPSLWGEDGYEQAKPHYEEMLGLADIVMMNEKDAMFVLGMKTEETEREAQLVDLIPKVAEIYNIATIAGTHRSINSDNTHSLRGFICKDGTFTFAKTLTFSVYDRIGAGDAYTSGIIHGEIEEFAPEKAVSFASAAGMLAHTIVGDTPMSSEKDILRAMTASVGDVER; translated from the coding sequence ATGCGTAAGAAAATTGCAGCATTCGGTGAAGTTATGATGCGCCTGCAAGTGCCAGGGTATGAATTGCTATCGCAAGCAAACTCCTTAAATTACTCATTTTCTGGTACAGGTGTGAACGTTGCAGCAGCACTTTCTCATCTAGGGCATGAAGGTTTTCTTATTTCAACTTTACCGGAAAACTCTGTCGGGGATGCTGCGGTATCACATATTCAAAAGTTAGGCATTCAGGCACCGTTTGTTTCAAGAGGCGGTAAATATGTTGGTATGTACTTTTTAGAAAATGGATTTGGAGCACGCGCAAGCCGCGTTACATATTCGAACCGATTAGAAAGTAGTTTCAATACGGCATGTGAAGAGATGTACCAATTTGAAGAAATCGCAAAAGAAATTGATATCGTTCATTTTTGCGGGATTACCCTTGCGATGAATGATACTGTGCGCCATCATATGAAATCTTTGGCGAAGGCAGTTAAAGAAAATGGAGGCACTGTCGTTTTCGATTGCAACTATCGTCCATCGCTTTGGGGAGAAGATGGGTATGAACAGGCGAAACCTCATTATGAAGAAATGCTAGGCCTTGCCGATATTGTAATGATGAATGAAAAAGATGCGATGTTTGTTCTCGGAATGAAAACGGAAGAGACGGAGCGAGAAGCACAGCTTGTTGATCTTATTCCAAAAGTCGCTGAAATATATAATATCGCTACAATTGCTGGGACACATCGTTCTATTAATAGCGATAATACACACTCACTTCGCGGATTCATATGTAAAGATGGGACGTTCACTTTTGCCAAAACACTTACGTTTTCTGTATATGATAGAATAGGTGCTGGAGATGCTTATACGAGCGGAATTATTCATGGCGAGATAGAAGAGTTTGCACCAGAGAAAGCTGTTTCATTCGCGTCAGCAGCTGGAATGCTTGCACATACAATCGTCGGTGATACGCCAATGTCATCAGAGAAAGATATACTTCGGGCAATGACGGCATCAGTAGGTGATGTAGAAAGGTAG
- a CDS encoding DgaE family pyridoxal phosphate-dependent ammonia lyase, which translates to MGHSLNAKYGLKRVINASGRMSILGVSAPTNTVMDAMKHGGQNYVEIADLVDKAGDHIARILDSEAAVVVNSASSGISLSIAGIVTEGNRRKSERLHQEVIAKNEVIMLKGHNVQYGAPVETMIYLGGGKLVEVGYANEGKAEHIEDAIGENTAAILYVKSHHAVQKNMISVEEAWEVAQRNNVPLIVDAAAEEDIQKYVKYSDLAIYSGSKAIEGPTSGIVGGKRKYIEWLKVQLHCIGRSMKVGKETTFGLLQALDEYGVKEDKSEQEKELLQVLMPLKELNGVNVTIVQDEAGRAIFRARIHINENELNKTAKDVVTALREGEIAIYTRDYGVRQGFFDIDPRPLQGDDIHVIEEKMREIVGGN; encoded by the coding sequence ATGGGTCATTCATTGAATGCTAAGTACGGATTAAAAAGAGTTATTAATGCGAGCGGTAGAATGAGTATTTTAGGTGTATCCGCTCCGACAAATACAGTGATGGATGCGATGAAGCATGGTGGACAAAATTATGTGGAAATTGCTGATTTAGTAGATAAAGCGGGAGACCATATTGCGAGAATTTTAGATTCAGAGGCAGCGGTCGTTGTGAACTCAGCATCGAGTGGAATTTCGCTTTCTATCGCTGGTATCGTTACAGAAGGAAATCGCCGTAAAAGTGAACGACTTCATCAAGAAGTAATCGCGAAAAACGAAGTGATTATGTTAAAAGGTCATAACGTTCAATACGGTGCTCCTGTTGAAACGATGATTTATTTAGGCGGAGGTAAGTTAGTTGAAGTCGGTTACGCAAATGAAGGGAAAGCGGAGCATATTGAAGATGCGATTGGTGAAAATACAGCAGCGATTCTATATGTGAAATCCCATCATGCAGTACAAAAAAATATGATTTCTGTTGAAGAAGCATGGGAAGTTGCGCAGCGAAATAACGTACCACTTATCGTCGATGCGGCAGCTGAAGAAGATATTCAAAAGTATGTGAAGTATTCAGACCTTGCAATTTATAGCGGTTCAAAGGCAATTGAAGGACCTACTTCTGGTATTGTCGGAGGTAAACGAAAATATATTGAATGGCTAAAAGTACAATTACATTGCATCGGAAGAAGTATGAAAGTTGGGAAAGAGACGACTTTCGGCTTACTTCAAGCGCTTGATGAGTACGGAGTGAAAGAAGATAAGAGTGAGCAAGAAAAAGAGTTGTTACAAGTACTTATGCCGCTGAAAGAGTTAAACGGTGTAAATGTAACAATCGTTCAAGATGAAGCTGGAAGAGCAATTTTTAGAGCGCGTATTCATATTAACGAGAACGAATTAAATAAAACTGCAAAAGATGTTGTGACCGCGTTACGCGAAGGGGAAATCGCAATTTACACACGTGATTACGGAGTAAGACAAGGGTTCTTTGATATTGATCCACGTCCACTTCAAGGCGATGACATACATGTGATTGAAGAAAAAATGAGAGAAATTGTAGGGGGAAACTAA